From Planctomycetia bacterium, a single genomic window includes:
- a CDS encoding protein kinase, whose protein sequence is MSFPVESFWKLVVDAQLLTLEDCHRHHAGWLQQNPQGGDAQSLAEFLVATNVISRYQASILLAGRAGPFVYGDYRIYDRIESGRLSGIFRALHIQTMHRVCLQFLTAEQAASPEAVAYLTQRSTLTSQVSAGCPNLLRCYHLVDLGPFKFFVLEDLQGKRVERLLQQQGAMKPSEACRIIRQAALGLARMHSMQQAHGDVRPSNIWVDAAVAGAKGTVKMLQFPMVRDPLAPPIEWRKQLALGDGKIPPEADFVAPELIGGGVADARSDIYQLGCSFYQMLTNKPPFAGETLRAKLEGHLKEQPTPIHKLNPNVPTDLSKLIGYMLQKKPEMRFQQVSVVVEKLVPFMSTAESQMQPPPPSRNATAYDAWIAETLNAAAAAAAANPGYGHGTQQAPQQQQPMQQHPMQQPMQQAPMGGQYGAAPNPYNQQPAQFGQQPAPYGQQPASPFGQQQPAAFGQQPAPFGQQPASPQPFAAPQPFSAPQPFAPPMGSAPAGPAVGTSETYQPKKGSSFGLIAILIAVPLLGAAGYFGWDRFMKKRPGLPPERVALRPNATGTAVKKPVPTGTAPTPTATAAAPKGVAVPKRDLIASTGADPMYDSPTAGKPLSLSHMVPGVQMVIAVRPAEIVKHAESANLLDPKVSGSLGPWLATTLPTITGVPNETVEQVIVGILDGPSSDAVRYAYVVRYNTVVAEADLLKAWGGPTEEMSDTTKIYVKDGTAYYLPTSEQGKVAVVVPKEEIAGVLKYKGSPPQLRLELEYLVQSATDTDRHLTMLYTPYFLESGGKSLVAGPVQTGLPAINWLLTGVGLPQLASAGDGSTADGGGLADGGAMSGSMNSEDALPPKAIAFSAHLGDAFFYELRTYNGAATAFTEALAEPLFNRVKEIPKRVEAYVLSSRLSPYSRAVLFKFPGMVKFVDSHVRAGCADRQIVLRGYMPAIAAHNILLGAYLCLLESPSAVAAPTAVAKGPASPAATAGLTGAQAAIKKPMSLTFDRNNLEVTMQLIAEEIGVPIEIIGTDLQLEGITKNQSFGLDEKVQPADQILRTIMKKANPDGKLVYVIKPKKPGDPDMIFITTRAAVEKRKDKLPAELVAAPPAKK, encoded by the coding sequence ATGTCGTTTCCCGTTGAATCGTTTTGGAAGTTAGTCGTCGATGCGCAACTTCTCACGTTGGAAGATTGCCATCGGCATCATGCCGGCTGGCTACAGCAAAACCCGCAAGGGGGCGACGCTCAGAGTCTCGCCGAGTTTCTCGTAGCGACGAACGTCATCAGCCGCTACCAAGCGTCGATCTTGCTCGCGGGCCGAGCCGGGCCGTTCGTCTACGGCGACTACCGAATCTACGACCGGATCGAGTCGGGCCGACTCTCCGGAATCTTCCGCGCCCTCCACATTCAAACGATGCATCGGGTCTGTCTGCAATTTCTCACCGCCGAACAAGCGGCATCACCCGAAGCGGTCGCGTATCTCACGCAACGCTCTACGCTCACGTCGCAAGTCAGCGCGGGCTGCCCCAACTTGCTGCGCTGCTACCATTTGGTCGATCTCGGGCCGTTCAAGTTTTTCGTGTTGGAAGATCTGCAAGGGAAGCGTGTCGAGCGGCTGCTGCAACAGCAAGGCGCGATGAAGCCGAGCGAGGCTTGCCGTATCATCCGTCAAGCGGCGCTCGGATTGGCTCGGATGCACTCCATGCAGCAAGCGCACGGCGATGTGCGCCCGTCGAACATTTGGGTCGATGCCGCCGTCGCGGGTGCCAAAGGGACCGTGAAGATGTTGCAGTTCCCGATGGTGCGCGATCCGCTTGCGCCGCCGATCGAATGGCGTAAGCAACTCGCGCTCGGCGACGGGAAGATCCCGCCGGAAGCAGACTTCGTCGCTCCGGAGTTGATCGGCGGCGGCGTTGCCGATGCTCGGAGCGATATCTATCAGCTCGGTTGCAGCTTCTATCAGATGCTTACGAATAAACCGCCGTTCGCCGGCGAGACGTTGCGCGCGAAGTTGGAAGGGCATCTGAAGGAACAACCGACGCCGATCCACAAGCTGAATCCGAACGTGCCGACCGATCTTTCCAAGCTCATCGGCTACATGTTGCAAAAGAAACCCGAGATGCGGTTTCAGCAGGTCTCGGTGGTCGTCGAGAAGTTGGTGCCGTTTATGTCGACGGCCGAGTCGCAAATGCAACCGCCGCCGCCGAGCCGAAATGCGACTGCCTACGACGCTTGGATTGCCGAGACGTTGAATGCCGCCGCGGCGGCCGCTGCCGCGAACCCCGGCTACGGGCACGGCACGCAGCAAGCGCCGCAACAGCAGCAACCGATGCAACAACATCCGATGCAGCAGCCCATGCAGCAAGCTCCGATGGGAGGGCAATACGGAGCCGCGCCGAATCCTTATAATCAACAGCCCGCTCAGTTCGGCCAACAGCCCGCTCCGTATGGTCAGCAACCGGCATCGCCGTTCGGTCAGCAGCAGCCTGCCGCTTTCGGTCAACAACCGGCTCCTTTCGGACAACAGCCGGCCTCCCCGCAGCCGTTCGCCGCGCCGCAACCTTTCAGTGCGCCGCAGCCGTTTGCCCCGCCGATGGGTTCGGCACCGGCCGGACCTGCCGTCGGAACAAGCGAAACCTATCAACCGAAGAAAGGTTCATCGTTCGGATTGATCGCGATCTTGATCGCGGTGCCGCTCCTCGGCGCGGCCGGCTACTTCGGTTGGGATCGGTTTATGAAGAAGCGCCCCGGCTTGCCGCCGGAACGCGTCGCTCTCCGACCGAATGCCACCGGAACGGCCGTTAAGAAGCCCGTGCCTACGGGCACCGCTCCTACGCCGACGGCGACGGCCGCCGCTCCTAAGGGAGTCGCGGTTCCTAAACGAGATCTCATCGCCTCGACCGGTGCGGATCCGATGTACGACTCGCCGACCGCCGGAAAGCCGCTTAGCCTAAGCCACATGGTGCCGGGCGTGCAGATGGTGATTGCCGTCCGTCCCGCCGAAATCGTCAAGCATGCGGAATCGGCAAACCTTCTCGACCCGAAAGTTTCCGGTTCGCTCGGGCCGTGGCTCGCAACCACCTTACCGACGATCACCGGCGTGCCGAACGAAACGGTCGAGCAAGTCATCGTCGGCATTCTCGATGGTCCTAGCTCCGACGCGGTTCGCTATGCCTACGTGGTTCGATACAACACGGTCGTTGCCGAGGCAGACTTGCTCAAGGCCTGGGGCGGACCCACGGAAGAAATGAGCGACACGACGAAGATCTACGTCAAAGACGGAACCGCTTATTACTTACCGACGAGCGAGCAAGGCAAGGTCGCCGTGGTCGTGCCGAAGGAAGAAATCGCCGGCGTCTTGAAATATAAAGGTTCGCCGCCGCAACTCCGTTTGGAGTTGGAATATTTGGTGCAGTCGGCGACCGATACGGATCGCCACCTCACGATGCTTTACACCCCATACTTCTTAGAGTCGGGCGGCAAGAGCTTGGTCGCCGGACCCGTGCAGACGGGCCTGCCCGCCATCAATTGGTTGCTCACCGGGGTCGGCTTGCCGCAATTGGCGTCGGCGGGCGACGGCAGCACTGCCGATGGAGGTGGCCTCGCCGACGGCGGCGCAATGTCGGGGTCGATGAATTCCGAAGATGCCTTGCCGCCCAAAGCGATTGCCTTCAGCGCCCACCTCGGCGATGCGTTTTTCTACGAGCTCCGTACCTATAACGGTGCCGCGACGGCGTTCACGGAAGCCTTGGCCGAACCGTTGTTCAATCGTGTGAAAGAAATTCCGAAGCGGGTCGAAGCCTATGTGCTGAGTTCTCGGCTATCGCCTTATAGTCGGGCCGTGTTGTTCAAATTTCCCGGCATGGTGAAGTTCGTCGACAGCCACGTGCGCGCAGGCTGCGCCGATCGGCAGATCGTGTTGCGCGGGTACATGCCCGCCATCGCGGCACACAACATTCTCCTCGGTGCCTATCTCTGTTTGCTCGAATCCCCGAGCGCCGTCGCTGCGCCGACCGCGGTCGCAAAAGGCCCGGCGAGCCCCGCCGCCACGGCCGGGCTGACCGGCGCCCAAGCGGCGATCAAGAAACCGATGTCGCTCACCTTCGACCGCAACAATCTCGAAGTGACGATGCAATTGATCGCGGAAGAAATCGGAGTGCCGATCGAAATCATCGGAACCGATCTGCAGCTCGAAGGGATCACGAAGAATCAATCGTTCGGACTCGACGAAAAGGTTCAGCCCGCCGATCAGATCTTGCGTACGATCATGAAGAAAGCCAATCCCGACGGCAAGTTGGTGTACGTCATCAAGCCAAAGAAGCCGGGAGATCCCGACATGATCTTCATCACGACGCGCGCCGCCGTAGAGAAGCGGAAAGACAAGCTTCCGGCCGAACTCGTCGCGGCTCCTCCTGCGAAGAAATAA
- a CDS encoding BON domain-containing protein, giving the protein MNRSTKLVAAALAYVAPLCCGSFAEAQQSASSGSSGAFGARSLGSSFSPTASGFAPGGSNGLGAGMGGVAGMTTRGDNTAGQVSGNERFVRGSRRPGQFVGADNADTSNLMSQLSSMASQNQLGPQRNNNAANPNRTTGNLGLGARRVQPRVAVSVGFDYRTAGSDEAGTVLQNRFTKSSRPGLRGRVIVNLEGTTAVLRGNVATEHDRVLAEQVALLEAGVGSVRNELQVIQRENLPTQQAPSIQPLSPQSPTMKSAPSSTGSNSLRLVPPAP; this is encoded by the coding sequence ATGAATCGATCGACGAAGCTCGTTGCGGCAGCCCTGGCCTACGTCGCGCCTCTCTGCTGCGGCTCGTTCGCCGAAGCTCAGCAGAGCGCGAGTTCGGGAAGCAGCGGCGCTTTCGGCGCGCGTTCACTTGGTTCGAGTTTCTCGCCAACCGCAAGCGGCTTCGCCCCCGGCGGCAGCAACGGGCTCGGTGCCGGCATGGGGGGCGTCGCAGGAATGACGACCCGCGGCGACAACACCGCCGGGCAAGTTTCAGGCAACGAACGCTTCGTGCGCGGCAGCCGCAGGCCGGGACAATTCGTCGGGGCAGACAATGCCGACACGTCGAACTTGATGAGCCAACTCTCTTCGATGGCTTCGCAAAACCAGCTCGGCCCGCAACGGAACAACAACGCGGCGAACCCGAACCGCACGACGGGCAACCTCGGCCTTGGTGCGCGGCGTGTCCAGCCGCGCGTGGCCGTGAGCGTCGGCTTCGATTATCGCACTGCGGGATCCGACGAAGCCGGCACCGTCTTGCAGAATCGGTTCACCAAGTCGTCGCGGCCCGGCCTACGTGGGCGCGTCATTGTGAATTTGGAAGGGACGACGGCGGTGCTTCGAGGGAATGTTGCCACGGAACACGACCGCGTTCTAGCCGAGCAAGTGGCGCTCCTAGAGGCCGGCGTCGGGTCGGTTCGAAATGAGCTGCAGGTGATCCAGAGGGAGAACCTGCCGACGCAGCAGGCGCCGTCGATCCAGCCGCTGAGCCCGCAAAGCCCGACGATGAAGTCGGCGCCGTCGAGTACCGGCTCGAATAGCTTGCGTTTGGTGCCGCCGGCTCCGTAG